A single window of Actinomycetota bacterium DNA harbors:
- a CDS encoding pentapeptide repeat-containing protein: MISLRILVAGAAALAPTTLLASPAFAGLTEPPKCTASPGASCAGHDLRGHDLRGKNLRGKNLRGTDLRRATLHRADLRGADLTGAKLRGVRMRNADLRGAILRRADFTKADLRGSRFRGPGAGQRANGAASGCPYSSPMNLQYYMEGANFTGGNLASADYTMADAQGANFTNANLSGSNFIGANLDDTTWKGATVAGTDFGCGFMAGANLSGIQGSPDTYPQQLPTGWIITNGQFVGPGVTLSGNPYTGGGWWGADFRGADLTGATISPYTDISWANFSDVNLTDATFVYANGQNASFAGANLTGARFQGGSFPSASFVNANFTNAALRGGVDMSNTNMAGANFTGAWAHFGVMMNPSAGAVGFPSAWGVGSTGTDVTCSPGVVTNEWASCFPRVAMLSAAMQPPLPGLRW, translated from the coding sequence ATGATCTCCCTCCGAATCCTCGTCGCCGGTGCCGCCGCGCTGGCCCCCACCACCCTGCTCGCCTCACCCGCATTCGCGGGCCTCACGGAGCCGCCGAAGTGCACGGCGTCCCCGGGCGCCTCGTGCGCCGGGCACGACCTGCGCGGCCACGACCTTCGCGGCAAGAACCTGCGCGGCAAGAACCTTCGCGGCACCGACCTCCGCCGGGCCACCCTGCACCGGGCCGACCTGCGCGGCGCCGACCTCACCGGGGCCAAGCTGCGCGGTGTGCGCATGCGCAATGCCGACCTGCGCGGGGCCATCCTGCGCCGGGCCGACTTCACCAAGGCCGACCTCCGCGGCAGCCGCTTCCGCGGCCCCGGCGCCGGCCAGCGGGCCAATGGCGCGGCGTCCGGCTGCCCGTACTCCAGCCCCATGAACCTTCAGTACTACATGGAGGGCGCCAACTTCACCGGGGGCAACCTCGCCAGCGCCGACTACACCATGGCCGACGCCCAGGGCGCCAACTTCACCAATGCCAACCTCAGCGGGTCGAACTTCATCGGGGCCAACCTCGACGACACCACCTGGAAGGGCGCCACCGTGGCCGGCACCGACTTCGGCTGCGGGTTCATGGCCGGCGCGAACCTCTCGGGAATCCAGGGCAGCCCCGACACCTACCCGCAGCAGCTGCCCACGGGCTGGATCATCACCAACGGCCAGTTCGTGGGGCCGGGCGTCACGCTCTCGGGCAACCCGTACACCGGCGGCGGCTGGTGGGGCGCCGACTTCCGCGGCGCCGACCTCACGGGCGCCACCATCTCGCCCTACACTGACATCTCGTGGGCCAACTTCAGCGATGTCAACCTCACCGACGCCACCTTCGTCTACGCCAACGGGCAGAACGCCAGCTTCGCCGGGGCCAACCTGACCGGAGCCAGATTCCAGGGCGGCTCCTTCCCCAGCGCGAGCTTCGTGAACGCCAACTTCACCAACGCCGCGCTGCGCGGGGGCGTGGACATGAGCAACACCAACATGGCGGGCGCCAACTTCACCGGTGCCTGGGCGCACTTCGGGGTGATGATGAACCCGAGTGCGGGGGCGGTCGGGTTCCCCTCGGCCTGGGGCGTGGGATCGACCGGCACGGATGTCACCTGCTCGCCCGGGGTGGTCACCAACGAGTGGGCCAGCTGCTTTCCGCGCGTGGCGATGCTGTCCGCGGCCATGCAGCCCCCGCTCCCGGGCCTGAGGTGGTGA
- a CDS encoding serine hydrolase: MTPTAPGTSTPSQPTTSMSPARRLSFAVAACALALVATAQAGVLPGAAAATPQQDRAVQAAVDRLPAYVRQVMRTTGVPGVAVAVVHRDRLVYAGGFGVRDVVRGGAVTPSTVFQVASVSKPLGASAVAAAVGRGRVSWDTPVAPLVPGFTVADPWVTSTVTIGDLYAHRSGLPGQYGNDLESLGFDRQTIFARTRLESLAPFRITYDYSNFGLTAGGVAAANAEGTDWNTFARRNIFGPLGMRRSTFSHAQLERTTNVARLHQRAGGRWIPGPVRDADAQAPAGGASSTVLDISRWMRMMLAGGTFGGRRVVAQDALAPMLSLQIRTSPSPLGRIGGYGFGMEVSLADGASVTWSHSGAFTNGAATQVHMVPDLDLGIVTLTNGWPIGVPEAISATFDDWVRNGRSTQDWLAVTRAAFASYTTPTYAIDGQRRPANPAPARALDDYVGTYANAYVGTGQVSRDSRGLVLALGPDGGVRIRLTHWSGDVFFHNGPGMPAGFYEAVRFGPSGSGPAQSLSTDMINAGMGVLTRLS; encoded by the coding sequence ATGACCCCGACGGCCCCTGGCACCTCCACCCCCAGCCAGCCCACCACCAGCATGTCTCCCGCGCGCCGACTCTCCTTCGCCGTGGCCGCCTGTGCCCTCGCCCTGGTCGCCACCGCCCAGGCGGGCGTGCTCCCCGGGGCAGCGGCGGCCACCCCCCAGCAGGATCGCGCGGTGCAGGCCGCGGTTGACCGCCTGCCGGCCTACGTGCGCCAGGTCATGCGCACCACCGGCGTGCCCGGGGTGGCGGTGGCCGTGGTGCACCGCGACCGGCTGGTGTACGCGGGGGGTTTCGGCGTGCGCGACGTGGTGCGCGGTGGAGCCGTCACCCCGTCCACGGTGTTCCAGGTGGCGTCGGTGTCGAAGCCGCTCGGGGCCTCTGCCGTGGCAGCGGCCGTGGGCCGGGGGCGGGTGTCGTGGGATACCCCGGTGGCGCCGCTGGTGCCCGGGTTCACCGTGGCCGATCCGTGGGTGACCAGCACGGTCACCATCGGCGACCTCTACGCCCACCGCAGCGGGCTGCCGGGGCAGTACGGCAACGACCTGGAGTCACTCGGGTTCGACCGCCAGACCATCTTCGCGCGCACCCGGCTCGAATCCCTGGCGCCATTCCGCATCACCTACGACTACAGCAACTTCGGGCTGACCGCGGGCGGCGTGGCCGCGGCAAATGCCGAGGGCACCGACTGGAACACCTTCGCCCGCCGGAACATCTTCGGGCCGCTCGGCATGCGGCGGTCAACCTTCAGCCATGCACAGTTGGAACGCACCACCAACGTGGCACGGTTGCACCAGCGTGCAGGCGGCCGGTGGATTCCCGGACCGGTGCGCGATGCCGACGCGCAGGCCCCCGCGGGCGGGGCCAGCTCCACCGTGCTCGACATCTCGCGTTGGATGCGCATGATGCTGGCCGGCGGCACGTTCGGTGGCCGGCGTGTTGTGGCGCAGGATGCCCTCGCCCCCATGCTCTCGCTGCAGATCCGCACCTCGCCGTCGCCGCTCGGGCGCATCGGGGGCTACGGGTTCGGCATGGAGGTGTCGCTCGCTGACGGCGCGTCGGTCACGTGGTCGCACAGCGGGGCCTTCACCAACGGCGCGGCCACGCAGGTGCACATGGTTCCCGATCTCGACCTGGGCATCGTCACGCTCACCAACGGCTGGCCGATCGGCGTGCCCGAGGCCATCAGCGCCACGTTCGACGACTGGGTGCGAAACGGCCGCTCGACCCAGGACTGGCTGGCGGTCACCCGAGCGGCCTTCGCGTCGTACACCACGCCCACCTACGCCATCGATGGCCAGCGCCGCCCGGCGAATCCGGCCCCGGCGCGCGCGCTTGACGACTATGTGGGCACGTACGCCAACGCATACGTGGGCACAGGGCAGGTATCGCGCGACAGCCGAGGGTTGGTGCTGGCGCTCGGCCCGGACGGCGGCGTGCGCATTCGCCTCACCCACTGGAGCGGCGACGTGTTCTTCCACAACGGGCCCGGCATGCCCGCGGGCTTCTATGAGGCGGTGCGGTTCGGGCCGTCCGGGTCGGGGCCCGCCCAGTCGCTTTCCACCGACATGATCAATGCCGGCATGGGCGTGCTGACGAGGCTTTCCTAG
- a CDS encoding calcium-binding protein, with amino-acid sequence MAAPADSARATCHGDPVTITASRGDITGTARRDVIRLTGPGHVRSGAGDDIVCGSRFADQVDAGAGHDVVLGGPEHDRLRGGAGSDVLFGEAGHDHLEGGPGGDTLMGGPGRDRVVRHRDRRAREAGIWPPFADAVLPGTVAVLISVDPMSLQTLWAQDTTFVFDWPAPEGMANSTGGATPAWKAQRPMPTVVVPVQFAVSAFVANGAAMPTPGASLGFGILSEGATWQSAFFIGPDGIIGPQGQSPVSGSVAIQSNAFQSLIAGVSIDRAPALAASVPPLTGAFFARPTTLRVRTWNAGPVPFGLWLPPLDAGGAGTQWVSVPVPAKAGVVPLVYSPSTGFVRG; translated from the coding sequence ATGGCCGCTCCGGCCGACTCCGCCCGTGCCACCTGCCACGGCGACCCGGTCACCATCACGGCGTCGCGCGGCGATATCACTGGCACGGCGAGGCGCGACGTCATCCGGCTCACCGGCCCGGGTCACGTGCGTTCGGGAGCGGGTGACGACATCGTCTGCGGGTCGCGCTTCGCCGATCAGGTGGATGCCGGCGCAGGGCACGACGTGGTGCTGGGCGGCCCCGAGCACGACCGCCTTCGCGGTGGCGCGGGCAGCGACGTACTGTTCGGTGAGGCCGGCCACGACCACCTGGAAGGCGGCCCCGGGGGCGACACCCTCATGGGCGGCCCGGGCCGCGACCGCGTGGTGCGCCACCGCGACCGCCGTGCCCGCGAGGCGGGAATCTGGCCTCCCTTCGCAGACGCGGTCCTTCCCGGCACCGTGGCCGTGTTGATCAGCGTCGACCCCATGAGCCTGCAGACCCTGTGGGCACAGGACACCACGTTCGTGTTCGACTGGCCGGCGCCCGAGGGCATGGCAAACAGCACGGGGGGTGCCACCCCGGCTTGGAAGGCGCAGCGGCCCATGCCCACGGTGGTGGTGCCCGTGCAGTTCGCCGTCAGTGCGTTCGTCGCCAATGGCGCGGCCATGCCCACCCCGGGGGCGTCACTCGGCTTCGGCATCCTGTCGGAGGGCGCCACCTGGCAGTCGGCGTTCTTCATCGGGCCCGACGGCATCATCGGCCCGCAGGGGCAGTCGCCGGTATCCGGGTCGGTAGCCATCCAGAGCAACGCCTTCCAGTCGCTGATCGCGGGTGTGTCCATCGATCGCGCACCGGCGCTGGCGGCCAGTGTGCCGCCGCTGACCGGCGCGTTCTTCGCGCGCCCCACCACGCTGCGCGTGCGCACCTGGAACGCCGGCCCCGTGCCGTTCGGGTTGTGGCTGCCCCCGCTCGATGCAGGCGGCGCGGGCACCCAGTGGGTATCCGTGCCCGTGCCTGCCAAAGCCGGCGTGGTGCCCTTGGTCTACTCCCCGAGCACGGGATTCGTCCGTGGGTAG
- a CDS encoding SDR family oxidoreductase, whose product MIDPAGKRALVTGGARRVGAAMVSALAASGVDVAIHHRSSADDAVALAAACRERGVNAVVLQADLGEPGAAEALAAEAEQALGGVDILINSASTWESAPFDQVDRAMWERAMATNLTAPMFLSQALGGAMAERGFGRIVNIGDVAGLRPWPHRAPHSVSKAGLVMLTRILAQAYAPHVLANAIVPGPVLMPDGSSDQVEANVASETILGRVGTPGDVVDAMLYLVSAEYVTGQCLVVDGGQAERT is encoded by the coding sequence ATGATCGACCCGGCCGGAAAGAGGGCCCTGGTCACCGGAGGCGCGCGCCGCGTGGGCGCCGCGATGGTGTCGGCGCTGGCCGCGAGCGGGGTGGATGTGGCGATTCACCACCGCTCATCAGCAGACGACGCCGTGGCCCTGGCCGCCGCCTGCCGCGAGCGTGGGGTGAACGCCGTGGTGCTGCAGGCCGACCTAGGCGAGCCGGGTGCCGCCGAGGCGCTGGCGGCCGAGGCCGAGCAGGCGCTCGGTGGCGTGGACATCCTCATCAACTCGGCCAGCACCTGGGAGAGCGCACCGTTCGACCAGGTGGACCGCGCCATGTGGGAGCGCGCCATGGCCACCAACCTCACGGCGCCGATGTTCTTGTCGCAGGCGCTGGGCGGTGCCATGGCCGAGCGCGGGTTCGGCCGCATCGTCAACATCGGCGACGTCGCCGGCCTTCGCCCGTGGCCCCACCGCGCCCCGCACTCGGTGAGCAAGGCCGGGCTGGTGATGCTCACGCGCATCCTCGCCCAGGCCTACGCGCCGCATGTGCTCGCAAACGCGATCGTCCCCGGGCCCGTGCTGATGCCCGACGGATCGAGCGACCAGGTGGAGGCCAACGTGGCATCCGAGACCATCCTCGGCCGCGTGGGCACACCCGGCGACGTGGTGGATGCCATGCTCTACCTCGTGAGCGCCGAATACGTCACGGGCCAGTGCCTGGTGGTGGACGGCGGTCAGGCGGAGCGCACGTGA
- a CDS encoding MFS transporter — MSVLALPGVGCLREQSFRLLFSSQLLSAVGDAVASVAVPFAIIALGGGAGDIGLVLGARAVPLVLFLLIGGVWADRMSRRTVMISSDAVRAGCQATFTAILLLGVGGVPAIVAITFVYGTAEAFFRPALSGILPQSVSPGRLQEAYGLIAMTPAVGMLAGGILGGTAVALISPAGAIALDAVTFAVAIVLLSFARFRVVAMAERGRSFLHDLRDGWDAFRRRTWLVVVVLGESFYALLVMPAIFVAGPLIAEEYLDGAASYAAIVSAFGLGFVTGGLIVARLTPRRPLVLAYAVTMPFVGTFIALSVPAPTAVIAACAWLGGTVIIISGSLLETTITRQVTPDLRSRVGSFRALGSQVCQPIGFGIAGVIIAGIGLSGMMWLAVAAVFANVAMVLATPSVRAMDDSAPGLA, encoded by the coding sequence ATGTCGGTCCTCGCGCTCCCCGGCGTCGGATGCCTGCGCGAGCAATCGTTCCGGCTTTTGTTCAGCTCGCAGCTGTTGAGTGCCGTGGGCGACGCCGTGGCGTCGGTGGCCGTGCCCTTCGCCATCATCGCCCTTGGCGGTGGCGCCGGCGACATCGGCCTTGTGCTGGGTGCCCGCGCGGTGCCCCTGGTGCTGTTCCTGCTCATCGGCGGCGTGTGGGCCGACCGCATGTCGCGCCGTACCGTGATGATCTCCAGCGACGCCGTGCGCGCAGGGTGCCAGGCCACGTTCACCGCCATCCTGCTGCTCGGGGTGGGAGGCGTGCCGGCCATCGTGGCAATCACGTTCGTGTACGGCACGGCGGAGGCGTTCTTCCGCCCGGCGCTCTCGGGAATCCTCCCGCAGTCGGTGTCGCCCGGGCGCCTGCAGGAGGCTTATGGGCTCATCGCCATGACCCCCGCGGTGGGGATGCTGGCCGGGGGAATCCTCGGGGGCACCGCGGTGGCGCTCATCTCGCCCGCCGGCGCGATCGCGCTCGACGCCGTTACCTTCGCGGTGGCGATCGTGCTGCTCAGCTTCGCGCGCTTCCGCGTGGTGGCCATGGCTGAGCGCGGACGGTCGTTCCTGCATGACCTGCGCGACGGCTGGGACGCCTTCCGTCGGCGCACATGGCTCGTGGTGGTGGTGCTGGGCGAGTCGTTCTACGCGCTGCTCGTGATGCCGGCGATCTTCGTGGCCGGGCCGCTGATCGCCGAGGAGTACCTGGACGGCGCCGCCTCGTACGCCGCGATCGTGTCGGCGTTCGGGCTGGGGTTCGTGACCGGCGGGCTCATCGTGGCGCGCCTCACCCCGCGCCGACCGCTTGTGCTGGCCTACGCGGTGACCATGCCGTTCGTGGGCACCTTCATCGCGCTGTCGGTGCCGGCGCCCACGGCGGTCATCGCGGCATGCGCATGGCTGGGCGGCACGGTCATCATCATCTCGGGCAGCCTCCTCGAGACCACCATCACCCGGCAGGTGACCCCCGACCTCCGTTCGCGCGTGGGCTCATTCCGCGCGCTGGGCAGCCAGGTGTGCCAGCCCATCGGCTTCGGAATCGCAGGTGTCATCATCGCCGGCATCGGCCTGTCGGGAATGATGTGGCTGGCCGTGGCCGCGGTGTTCGCCAACGTGGCGATGGTGCTGGCCACGCCGAGCGTGCGCGCGATGGACGACAGCGCCCCGGGGCTGGCCTAG
- a CDS encoding serine protease, producing the protein MMVTGSPWQVARAESAGAAMAGAAAARATAAADRARGSRRQAHAVSLVPGAWHSATGRSYDLAVRACRPISVTRLLAMLGALLCLVGFAGPSTAVVGGGPADPAAWPYMAAIYQENGKTIWQSQFCGGTVVAPRLVVTAAHCLWKDDGTPAHDQAVLRVRVGDATLGGAVGTSAAVTAIARPPAAEPPFRPDIAVITVDQDLPVTPIPVSGDSRWALRAGAPAWSAGWGLLWEEGASPETLQDVKLRTLAPGMCKTLVNATAFEVCAGEPLIGGTDSCQGDSGGPLTGWGYDRREYLVGVVSNGFGCARAFLPGLYTRTDFAPVATWLESQGVPVARDTGGSAGPSTKPVVRIFGGTVRVGAPLRVSYTVRAATGRTVEEIIIMKDGVPLDFETTRLSRSRPGQRYYLELERRTPAAFRGRVGACVVSVDEFGNTSVRRCAVLRVV; encoded by the coding sequence GTGATGGTGACCGGGTCGCCGTGGCAGGTGGCACGGGCGGAGTCGGCCGGAGCGGCCATGGCCGGAGCCGCTGCGGCGAGGGCGACGGCGGCGGCGGACAGGGCGAGGGGAAGCAGGCGTCAGGCGCATGCAGTCTCGTTAGTACCCGGGGCCTGGCACTCCGCTACCGGCCGGTCTTATGATCTGGCCGTGCGCGCCTGCCGTCCCATCTCCGTGACCCGCCTGCTGGCCATGCTCGGAGCCCTGCTCTGCCTGGTGGGCTTCGCAGGGCCCTCAACGGCAGTGGTGGGCGGGGGCCCGGCCGATCCGGCCGCGTGGCCCTACATGGCCGCCATCTACCAGGAGAACGGCAAGACCATCTGGCAGAGCCAGTTCTGCGGGGGCACTGTGGTGGCGCCGCGACTGGTGGTCACGGCCGCGCACTGCCTGTGGAAGGACGACGGCACGCCGGCGCACGACCAGGCGGTGCTGAGGGTGCGCGTGGGCGACGCCACGCTGGGGGGCGCCGTGGGCACCTCGGCGGCTGTGACCGCCATCGCCCGTCCGCCGGCGGCCGAGCCGCCGTTCCGGCCCGACATCGCGGTGATCACCGTGGACCAGGACCTTCCCGTCACGCCCATCCCCGTCTCGGGCGACTCGCGGTGGGCGCTTCGGGCCGGGGCCCCCGCGTGGAGCGCCGGCTGGGGGCTGCTGTGGGAGGAAGGGGCATCGCCCGAGACCCTGCAGGACGTGAAGCTGCGCACGCTGGCACCCGGCATGTGCAAGACGCTCGTGAACGCCACGGCGTTCGAGGTGTGCGCGGGCGAGCCCCTGATCGGGGGCACCGACTCGTGCCAGGGTGACTCCGGCGGGCCCCTCACCGGCTGGGGATACGACCGCCGCGAATACCTGGTGGGCGTGGTGTCCAACGGCTTCGGATGTGCCCGGGCGTTCCTGCCCGGCCTCTACACGCGCACCGACTTCGCGCCCGTGGCCACGTGGCTCGAGAGCCAGGGCGTGCCCGTGGCGCGCGACACCGGGGGCTCGGCCGGACCGTCCACCAAGCCGGTGGTGCGGATATTCGGGGGCACGGTGCGCGTGGGGGCGCCGCTGCGGGTGTCGTACACCGTGCGCGCCGCCACCGGCCGCACGGTGGAGGAGATCATCATCATGAAGGACGGCGTTCCCCTCGACTTCGAGACCACGCGCCTCAGCCGCTCGCGCCCGGGCCAGAGGTACTACCTGGAGCTCGAGCGACGCACGCCGGCGGCGTTCCGCGGCAGGGTGGGCGCCTGCGTGGTGTCGGTGGATGAGTTCGGCAACACCTCGGTGAGGCGCTGCGCGGTGCTGAGGGTGGTGTAG
- a CDS encoding universal stress protein encodes MPLSRITAAIDGTRAGFEAARQAGRLVSPGGSVRLIAVADPYFAAMNTWAGQRLVAAEDVVKSGGEHLAKDRLLERAAEAVADGRRQVPDGVDVTGEVIEGATHDVLIEASRDTRVLVLGSHGGGRVSGLVLSSTATDMIRHAQSSVLVARPPFDEDDFPRSIAVAVDGSEPSLHALEVARQIEVAAGRRPQMRVVTAGRVPEGAVAPGPLGDIPVEQLRGRAHDAIAKVGEGVDLIVLGARGLKGAKALGSVSERVAHKAASSVLVVRPHA; translated from the coding sequence ATGCCACTCAGCCGAATCACCGCAGCGATCGATGGCACTCGCGCGGGCTTCGAGGCCGCGCGCCAGGCCGGACGTCTGGTGAGCCCCGGGGGCTCTGTGCGCCTCATCGCCGTTGCCGACCCGTACTTCGCCGCCATGAACACCTGGGCTGGTCAGCGCCTGGTGGCGGCAGAGGATGTCGTGAAAAGCGGCGGTGAGCACCTGGCCAAGGATCGCCTGCTCGAGCGCGCCGCCGAGGCGGTGGCCGACGGTCGCAGGCAGGTGCCCGACGGCGTGGACGTGACCGGCGAGGTGATCGAGGGCGCCACGCACGACGTGCTCATCGAGGCCTCGCGCGATACCCGCGTGCTGGTGCTGGGAAGCCACGGCGGAGGTCGCGTAAGCGGCCTGGTGCTCTCGAGCACCGCCACCGACATGATCCGCCACGCCCAGAGCTCGGTGCTGGTGGCGCGACCGCCATTTGATGAGGATGACTTTCCGCGGTCCATCGCCGTGGCCGTGGATGGCTCGGAGCCGTCGCTCCACGCGCTGGAAGTCGCGCGGCAGATCGAGGTGGCCGCAGGTCGCCGCCCGCAGATGCGGGTGGTCACGGCCGGGCGGGTGCCCGAGGGCGCCGTGGCACCGGGCCCACTCGGGGATATCCCCGTGGAGCAGCTGCGCGGCCGCGCGCACGACGCCATCGCCAAGGTGGGCGAGGGCGTGGACCTCATCGTGCTTGGCGCGCGCGGGCTGAAGGGCGCCAAGGCGCTCGGCAGCGTGTCGGAGCGCGTGGCCCACAAGGCGGCATCATCCGTGTTGGTCGTCCGCCCGCACGCGTGA
- the rdgB gene encoding RdgB/HAM1 family non-canonical purine NTP pyrophosphatase — translation MLATGNKDKVRELEALLAGTQVTAAPDGFDPDETGTTLVQNARIKAEALRPDAPADAWVVADDSGLFVHGLDGRPGVYSSRYAGPDATYADNCNLLLTELGDSHQRGAAFACVLYCIAPDGAVLISSGVLAGEITREAAGADGFGYDPVFRPRSDQRTLAEMTRDEKAEISHRGRAARGMARMLGIAGADGGADAQEAAA, via the coding sequence ATGCTGGCCACGGGCAACAAGGACAAGGTGCGCGAGCTCGAAGCGCTGCTCGCCGGCACGCAGGTGACCGCCGCGCCCGACGGGTTCGATCCTGACGAGACCGGCACCACGCTGGTGCAGAACGCGCGCATCAAGGCCGAGGCCCTGCGGCCCGACGCCCCCGCCGACGCCTGGGTCGTGGCCGATGACTCGGGGCTGTTCGTGCACGGGCTCGATGGTCGCCCGGGCGTCTATTCGTCGCGCTACGCCGGCCCCGATGCCACCTACGCCGACAACTGCAACCTCCTGCTCACCGAACTTGGTGACAGTCACCAACGCGGGGCGGCCTTCGCCTGCGTGCTCTACTGCATCGCCCCCGATGGCGCGGTGCTCATCAGCAGCGGGGTGCTGGCGGGCGAGATCACGCGCGAGGCCGCCGGGGCGGATGGCTTTGGTTACGACCCGGTGTTCCGGCCGCGTTCCGACCAGCGCACGCTGGCCGAGATGACCCGCGACGAGAAGGCCGAGATCAGCCATCGTGGCCGCGCCGCCCGCGGCATGGCCCGCATGCTGGGGATCGCCGGGGCGGACGGCGGCGCGGATGCTCAGGAGGCCGCCGCATGA
- a CDS encoding DUF1269 domain-containing protein, whose translation MADDDSTFIFLAVYGDEADAQADYDVVKELHAAKVIGSFDAAVIRRDDHGKIHVNKDETATRKGAWGGAALGAVVGILFPPSILASAGVGALAGGLGGHFLKGMSRKDVKELGEYLEPGEVALLVVGDWQLDKAIDKAFSRAIKKMHREVKSLQREQLEADYAAMMSGGHE comes from the coding sequence ATGGCCGATGACGACAGCACATTCATCTTCCTCGCCGTCTATGGCGACGAGGCCGATGCCCAGGCCGACTACGACGTTGTGAAGGAACTCCACGCAGCCAAGGTGATCGGCAGCTTCGACGCCGCCGTGATCCGTCGTGACGACCACGGCAAGATCCACGTGAACAAGGATGAGACCGCCACGCGCAAGGGCGCATGGGGCGGCGCCGCGCTGGGTGCCGTGGTGGGCATCCTGTTCCCGCCGTCAATCCTCGCCAGCGCCGGGGTCGGCGCGCTCGCAGGCGGCCTCGGCGGCCACTTCCTCAAGGGGATGTCCCGTAAGGACGTCAAGGAGCTGGGTGAGTACCTCGAGCCGGGCGAGGTCGCCCTTCTGGTGGTCGGTGACTGGCAGCTGGACAAGGCCATCGACAAGGCCTTCTCGCGCGCCATCAAGAAGATGCACCGCGAGGTGAAGAGCCTGCAGCGCGAGCAGCTCGAGGCCGACTACGCCGCCATGATGTCGGGCGGGCACGAGTAG
- a CDS encoding NAD-dependent deacylase, producing the protein MSDSPEALAALLRDAHHAVVLTGAGISTESGIPDFRSAGGLWETYDPMKVASMRTFMDDPALFWRFHRPRIDMLGAVDPNPAHEAVAELQRRGIVKAVITQNIDRLHSRAGAVDVIEVHGSLDGGRCMRCSHTVSMDELCARADAASDGVPRCNCGFQMKSGVVLFGEQMPMEAIEAAYDAAERADVMLVIGSSLQVTPVSQLPGVVLSRGGRLAILTESETDYDARCTVRVHEKAGPTMQAVVAALGPEPQVSGT; encoded by the coding sequence ATGAGCGACTCCCCTGAGGCCCTCGCCGCACTGCTCCGCGACGCCCACCACGCCGTGGTGCTCACGGGCGCAGGCATCAGCACCGAGAGCGGCATCCCCGACTTCCGGTCGGCAGGCGGGCTGTGGGAAACGTACGACCCGATGAAGGTCGCGTCGATGCGCACCTTCATGGACGACCCGGCGCTCTTCTGGCGGTTCCACCGGCCGCGAATCGACATGCTGGGCGCGGTGGACCCCAACCCGGCGCACGAGGCCGTGGCCGAGCTGCAGCGGCGGGGAATCGTGAAGGCCGTCATCACCCAGAACATCGACCGGCTGCATTCGCGGGCCGGAGCGGTGGACGTGATCGAGGTGCATGGGTCGCTCGACGGCGGGCGGTGCATGCGGTGCAGCCACACCGTGAGTATGGATGAACTCTGCGCCCGGGCAGACGCGGCCAGTGACGGCGTGCCCCGGTGCAACTGCGGGTTCCAGATGAAGAGCGGCGTGGTGCTGTTCGGCGAGCAGATGCCCATGGAGGCCATCGAGGCGGCCTACGACGCCGCCGAGCGCGCGGACGTGATGCTGGTGATCGGATCGAGCCTGCAGGTGACCCCCGTGAGCCAGCTTCCGGGGGTGGTGCTGTCACGCGGCGGGCGCCTCGCGATACTCACCGAGAGCGAGACCGACTACGACGCGCGCTGCACGGTGAGGGTCCACGAGAAGGCCGGGCCCACCATGCAGGCGGTGGTGGCGGCCCTGGGCCCCGAGCCGCAGGTGTCAGGCACTTAA
- a CDS encoding ribonuclease PH, with protein sequence MRADGRQPDELRPIRIEPGFITSATGSVLIAAGTTRVICTAMVEEHVPGWRRGSGKGWVTAEYGMLPGSTDTRKQRDASRGKVDGRSTEIQRLIGRSLRSVMDLEKLGERSVWVDCDVIQADGGTRCASITGGYVALEMALQTLVEKGLIGELPLRDSIAAVSVGVVDGQSLLDLPYVEDSRAEVDMNVVATGSGLLVEVQATAEGPPVERAVVDGLLDMALAGCAELTVLQRAAIAG encoded by the coding sequence ATGCGCGCAGACGGAAGGCAGCCGGACGAGCTCCGGCCCATCAGGATCGAGCCCGGCTTCATCACGAGTGCCACTGGCAGCGTGCTGATCGCCGCGGGCACCACGCGGGTGATCTGCACCGCCATGGTGGAGGAGCACGTGCCGGGCTGGCGCCGCGGCAGCGGCAAGGGGTGGGTTACCGCCGAGTACGGGATGCTCCCCGGCAGCACCGACACCCGCAAGCAGCGCGACGCATCGCGCGGCAAGGTGGATGGGCGCAGCACGGAGATCCAGCGCCTCATCGGCCGGTCGCTGCGCAGCGTGATGGACCTCGAGAAGCTGGGCGAGCGCTCGGTGTGGGTGGACTGCGATGTGATCCAGGCCGACGGCGGAACGCGCTGCGCCAGCATCACCGGCGGCTACGTGGCGCTCGAGATGGCGCTGCAGACCCTGGTGGAGAAGGGCCTCATCGGTGAGCTTCCGCTTCGCGACAGCATCGCCGCCGTGAGCGTGGGCGTGGTGGACGGCCAGTCGCTGCTGGACCTCCCCTACGTGGAGGACTCCCGCGCCGAGGTGGACATGAACGTGGTGGCCACCGGATCGGGCCTGCTGGTTGAGGTGCAGGCCACGGCCGAGGGCCCGCCCGTTGAGCGCGCGGTGGTGGACGGCCTGCTCGACATGGCCCTGGCCGGCTGCGCTGAGCTCACCGTGCTGCAGCGCGCCGCGATCGCGGGGTAG